One genomic region from Diachasmimorpha longicaudata isolate KC_UGA_2023 chromosome 18, iyDiaLong2, whole genome shotgun sequence encodes:
- the LOC135170919 gene encoding aldehyde dehydrogenase, cytosolic 1-like — protein sequence MVNRNPVIKHTKIFINNEFIDAASGKTFPSINPTTETVVGRVSEGDKADVSKAVAAAKKAFERGSPWRTMRPAGRGVLLHKLADLIDRDAEEIASIQTLENGKPWKSALGEVGITSAILRYYAGWADKIHGQTSSTDDNNMVMTRREPVGVVGQITPWNGPIALLAFKWGPALAAGCTIVLKPAEQTPLCTLHVAALTKEAGFPPGVINVVPGYGPTAGAAISEHPDIMKVAFTGSVEVGKKIMVASGNTNLKRVTLELGGKSPLVVFDDVNVDKAVKIAHDAIFANSGQICIAASRVFVQSKIYDEFVKKSKALAVQRKLGDPFDPATEQGPQVDDEIFDRVMSYLKAGKEDGATLEVGGERFGKVGYYIQPTIFSNVKDNMRIAREEIFGPVQSIFKFDTMEEVIKRANDTTYGLGAGVITNDINKALMFAQAVESGNVWVNQYDAICPQAPFGGWKQSGIGRELGEEALDNYLETKSIHIRLS from the exons ATGGTTAATCGTAACCCGGTCATTAAGCACACAAAGATCTTCAtcaataatgaatttattgacgCCGCAAGTGGGAAGACCTTCCCGAGTATCAATCCAACCACGGAGACTGTTGTTGGACGAGTTTCTGAGGGCGACAAg GCTGATGTGAGCAAAGCAGTTGCAGCGGCGAAGAAGGCGTTCGAACGTGGATCGCCATGGCGGACCATGAGGCCAGCAGGTCGTGGTGTTCTCCTCCACAAG TTGGCGGATTTGATAGACCGCGATGCAGAAGAAATCGCGAGTATCCAGACACTGGAGAACGGCAAGCCCTGGAAGAGCGCTCTCGGTGAAGTTGGGATCACGTCAGCAATCCTGAGATACTACGCCGGTTGGGCTGACAAGATTCACGGTCAAACGTCGTCAACAG ACGATAACAACATGGTGATGACTAGAAGGGAACCAGTAGGCGTTGTTGGGCAGATAACACCCTGGAATGGGCCAATCGCCCTTCTCGCTTTCAAGTGGGGCCCAGCACTGGCAGCCGGTTGTACGATCGTTCTCAAACCGGCTGAACAGACACCACTTTGCACCCTCCACGTGGCAGCATTGACAAAGGAAGCTGGATTTCCACCTGGTGTCATCAACGTCGTTCCTGGGTATGGGCCGACTGCTGGAGCCGCCATCTCAGAGCATCCGGACATTATGAAAGTTGCTTTCACAGGGTCTGTTGAA GTTGGGAAGAAGATCATGGTGGCGTCTGGTAACACAAACCTCAAACGCGTGACCCTGGAGCTCGGTGGAAAGAGTCCTCTCGTTGTCTTCGATGATGTCAATG TTGATAAGGCTGTTAAAATTGCTCACGACGCCATCTTCGCGAACTCGGGTCAGATCTGCATCGCAGCATCACGAGTTTTCGTTCAATCGAAGATCTACGATGAATTTGTGAAGAAGTCCAAGGCATTGGCAGTCCAGAGGAAACTGGGGGATCCTTTTGATCCTGCCACTGAACAAGGGCCACAGGTCGACGATGAGATATTCGACAGGGTGATGAGCTATCTCAAAGCTGGGAAAGAGGATGGAGCCACTTTGGAAGTTGGTGGAGAGAGATTTGGGAAAGTTGGATACTATATTCAG ccgACGATTTTCTCCAATGTCAAGGACAACATGAGAATCGCCCGAGAGGAGATATTCGGACCTGTACAGTCGATTTTCAAGTTTGATACTATGGAAGAAGTTATCAAACGAGCGAATGATACCACCTATGGTCTTGGTGCTGGAGTTATCACCAATGATATCAACAAGGCACTCATGTTCGCTCAGGCAGTTGAATCTGGAAATGTTTG GGTCAATCAGTACGACGCCATTTGCCCTCAAGCACCCTTCGGTGGATGGAAGCAGTCCGGAATTGGAAGGGAATT AGGTGAAGAGGCATTGGATAATTATCTAGAGACAAAATCAATCCACATAAGGCTGTCGTAA
- the LOC135170918 gene encoding aldehyde dehydrogenase X, mitochondrial-like, which translates to MANPNPLIKYTQLFINNKFVDAESKKKFTTINPSTGKVITEVAEGDKADVLKAVSAAKAAFARGAPWRVLNASGRGLLISKLADLLERDAEYIANLEALDNGKTYLSALGDIQASVGCLRYYAGWCDKIHGNTIPTDDGNLALTKKEPIGVVGQIIPWNYPVAMLVWKWGPALATGCTIVLKPAEQTPLTALYMAALAKEAGFPPGVLNVITGFGPTAGAAISENPDIRKVAFTGSTDIGHVILEAAAKSNLKRVSLELGGKSPIVVFDDANVKEAAKIAHDALFSNHGQSCCAGSRTFVQAKIYDEFVKLSKELALNRKVGDPFDPTVIQGPQIDQDMLDKVLGLIKSGKEEGAVVETGGERQGTVGFFVKPTVFSNVKDDMRIAKEEIFGPVQSILKFNTLEEVIERANNTTYGLAAAVITNDINKALLFSDAVEAGSVWVNCYDAITPQTPFGGYKKSGIGRELGEDGLEGYLETKTISIKIPSLL; encoded by the exons ATGGCGAACCCGAATCCTCTTATTAAGTACACGCAG TTATTTATCAACAACAAATTTGTTGATGCCGAGAGCAAGAAGAAATTCACTACTATCAATCCATCTACAGGGAAAGTTATCACTGAAGTGGCTGAAGGAGATAAG gCTGATGTGCTTAAAGCTGTCTCAGCGGCAAAAGCTGCCTTCGCCAGGGGAGCACCGTGGAGAGTACTCAATGCCTCTGGCCGAGGACTCCTCATCAGCAAG CTTGCTGATCTCTTGGAAAGGGACGCCGAATACATCGCTAATTTAGAAGCTTTGGACAATGGGAAGACGTACCTCAGCGCTCTTGGGGACATTCAAGCTAGTGTCGGGTGTCTCCGCTATTACGCCGGGTGGTGCGACAAAATCCACGGGAACACCATTCCAActg ATGATGGCAACTTGGCGCTGACGAAGAAGGAGCCGATTGGAGTAGTTGGCCAGATTATTCCCTGGAACTACCCCGTAGCAATGCTAGTGTGGAAATGGGGGCCAGCTCTGGCCACCGGCTGCACAATTGTCCTGAAACCCGCTGAGCAGACCCCCCTGACAGCCCTGTACATGGCTGCACTGGCCAAGGAGGCGGGATTCCCACCTGGAGTCCTCAACGTCATCACTGGCTTCGGCCCAACTGCTGGAGCTGCCATCAGCGAAAATCCAGACATTCGCAAAGTCGCATTCACTGGATCCACTGAT ATTGGTCACGTCATCCTGGAGGCAGCAGCCAAGTCGAACTTGAAACGCGTCAGCTTGGAGTTGGGAGGAAAGAGCCCAATTGTTGTTTTCGATGATGCAAATG TGAAAGAAGCAGCTAAAATAGCCCACGACGCCCTCTTCTCGAACCACGGCCAAAGCTGTTGTGCCGGTTCCCGGACGTTCGTCCAGGCGAAAATCTACGACGAATTCGTGAAGTTGTCGAAAGAGCTGGCCCTCAACCGTAAGGTCGGAGATCCCTTCGATCCGACCGTGATTCAGGGACCCCAGATCGATCAGGACATGTTGGACAAAGTCCTCGGTTTGATAAAATCCGGAAAAGAGGAGGGAGCTGTGGTTGAGACAGGCGGTGAGCGCCAGGGTACCGTCGGTTTCTTCGTGAAACCCACCGTCTTCTCGAATGTCAAAGATGATATGAGAATCGCTAAGGAGGAGATCTTCGGACCTGTTCAGTCCATTCTGAAATTCAATACTCTCGAGGAAGTCATTGAGAGAGCGAACAACACCACTTATGGCCTCGCGGCTGCGGTCATAACGAATGATATCAACAAGGCTCTTCTGTTCTCCGACGCTGTTGAAGCAGGAAGTGTCTG GGTCAACTGCTACGACGCCATCACCCCGCAAACTCCATTCGGAGGATACAAGAAATCTGGAATTGGCCGTGAGCT cggCGAGGATGGCCTCGAGGGCTATCTGGAAACCAAGACAATCTCAATTAAGATTCCATCACTGCTGTGA